A region of Micromonospora chokoriensis DNA encodes the following proteins:
- a CDS encoding NAD-dependent epimerase/dehydratase family protein — protein MSESALPRRVVVTGATGKLGRAVVTHLRAVGVDVLAVDRAGGRDPRDVDGEFLLVDLTDYGQVVEAFTGGADEHAGGVDAVVHLAAVPAPGLMSNATTFANNSAATYNVFAAARAAGIKRVVWASSETVLGLPFDTPPPYAPVDEEYAPRPESTYSLNKALEEEMARHFCRWDPELVMVGLRFSNVMDVEDYAPFPSFDADPSLRRWNLWGYIDARDGAQAVERALAHDQPGADVFIIANADTVMSRSSASLMAEVYPGVEIRKDLGEHETLLSIDKARRVLGYEPRHSWRDHV, from the coding sequence ATGAGCGAATCCGCACTGCCCAGGCGTGTCGTCGTCACCGGTGCCACCGGCAAGCTCGGTCGCGCCGTCGTCACCCACCTCCGCGCGGTCGGCGTCGACGTGCTGGCGGTGGACCGCGCCGGTGGTCGCGACCCCCGCGACGTGGACGGCGAGTTCCTGCTGGTCGACCTGACCGACTACGGGCAGGTGGTGGAGGCGTTCACCGGGGGCGCCGACGAACACGCGGGTGGCGTCGACGCGGTCGTGCACCTGGCGGCGGTCCCGGCCCCCGGGCTGATGTCGAACGCGACCACGTTCGCCAACAACTCGGCCGCCACGTACAACGTGTTCGCCGCCGCCCGGGCGGCCGGGATCAAGCGGGTCGTCTGGGCGTCCAGCGAGACGGTGCTCGGGCTGCCGTTCGACACCCCACCGCCGTACGCGCCGGTCGACGAGGAGTACGCGCCGCGCCCCGAGTCGACGTACTCGCTGAACAAGGCGCTGGAGGAGGAGATGGCCCGGCACTTCTGCCGCTGGGACCCGGAGCTGGTCATGGTGGGCCTGCGCTTCTCCAACGTGATGGACGTCGAGGACTACGCGCCGTTCCCCTCGTTCGACGCCGACCCGAGCCTGCGCCGGTGGAACCTGTGGGGCTACATCGACGCCCGCGACGGCGCGCAGGCGGTCGAGCGGGCACTCGCCCACGACCAGCCCGGCGCCGACGTGTTCATCATCGCCAACGCCGACACCGTGATGAGCAGGTCCAGCGCCAGCCTCATGGCCGAGGTCTACCCGGGTGTCGAGATCCGGAAGGACCTCGGCGAGCACGAGACCCTGCTCAGCATCGACAAGGCGCGACGGGTGCTCGGTTACGAGCCGCGGCACTCCTGGCGGGATCACGTGTAG
- a CDS encoding glycoside hydrolase family protein, whose protein sequence is MRATGPGEADAPRGGRGVHADPRRGLLGRLPTGARRLLWPLVVAAVVAVLVSGVVVVMQPTGPTPAPATTQAVDAPPPTDPELGASTVTTPAATASPTAVNPSATPSVKPTTGRPVAPAAPTVTSKRKGVGVWTFDGVNQALANSGASWYYTWDVKHQGVTSPKGTEFVPMIWGAKSVTATNLQQAKQNGRYLLGFNEPDLKGQAEMTVEQALDLWPRLQATGLPLGSPAVAWGGDRPGEWLDRFMTGAKQRGYRVDFIALHWYGGDFTTANAVNQLRSYLQGVHDRYGLPIWLTEFALIDFSDGVRFPTQAQQAAFLTAATKMLGGLSWLQRYAWFGLPATDKDQTGLFRTGSEATAVGRAYQAAR, encoded by the coding sequence ATGCGCGCAACCGGCCCGGGAGAAGCGGACGCCCCGAGGGGCGGTCGAGGTGTCCACGCGGACCCCCGACGCGGGCTGCTCGGCCGCCTCCCGACAGGTGCGCGGCGTCTGCTGTGGCCGCTCGTCGTGGCCGCCGTGGTCGCCGTACTGGTCAGTGGTGTGGTCGTCGTGATGCAACCGACCGGGCCGACGCCCGCCCCGGCCACGACGCAGGCGGTCGACGCGCCGCCGCCCACCGACCCGGAGCTCGGCGCTTCCACCGTGACCACGCCCGCCGCCACGGCGAGCCCGACGGCGGTGAACCCGTCGGCGACCCCGTCGGTGAAGCCGACGACCGGGCGTCCGGTCGCCCCGGCGGCGCCGACGGTGACCTCGAAGCGCAAGGGCGTCGGGGTGTGGACCTTCGACGGGGTCAACCAGGCGCTCGCGAACTCCGGCGCGAGTTGGTACTACACCTGGGACGTGAAGCACCAGGGCGTCACCAGCCCGAAGGGCACCGAGTTCGTCCCGATGATCTGGGGCGCGAAGAGCGTCACCGCCACCAACCTCCAGCAGGCAAAGCAGAACGGCAGGTACCTGCTCGGGTTCAACGAGCCGGACCTGAAGGGCCAGGCCGAGATGACCGTGGAGCAGGCGCTGGACCTGTGGCCGCGGTTGCAGGCCACGGGCCTTCCGCTGGGCAGCCCGGCGGTGGCCTGGGGCGGTGACCGGCCCGGCGAGTGGCTCGACCGTTTCATGACCGGCGCGAAGCAGCGCGGCTACCGCGTCGACTTCATCGCCCTGCACTGGTACGGCGGCGACTTCACCACGGCCAACGCGGTCAACCAGCTCAGGTCGTACCTCCAGGGCGTGCACGACCGCTACGGGCTGCCGATCTGGCTCACCGAGTTCGCCCTGATCGACTTCTCCGACGGCGTCCGCTTCCCGACCCAGGCTCAGCAGGCCGCTTTCCTCACCGCGGCGACGAAGATGCTCGGTGGCCTGTCCTGGCTCCAGCGGTACGCGTGGTTCGGCCTGCCCGCCACGGACAAGGACCAGACCGGGCTGTTCCGCACCGGCAGCGAGGCGACCGCCGTCGGTCGCGCGTACCAGGCGGCCCGCTGA
- a CDS encoding low temperature requirement protein A — protein sequence MSTRAVFRGLGDSKSPNSATVLELLFDIVYVFALARLAGRVADDLTIVRHTLLSEAGQTVLFFAAMWMIWSLNALLSSTYDPRRPELQAFLLVTMFGTLVLAVSLPQAFGQRGVVFSVTYVIIQVGRPLFLAFALRGHPVQGFSIRILTWHLASGVLWISGGISGGLGRGVFWTIALAIELIGAAITYPLPRVGGRQLNSLGVTVSQTHLAERYNQFFMIALAEVVLEAGAAVSFPGFSRDGTITLVASFVTVVAFWRIYFYHVSSGPASTSSGEGINLSRWASYSLLLIVGGIICTAVGFGQIIEDPHPPIDWALVVIVFGGPALFLIGRSFLEVESRLAPRCRALYLGVVALIVGALPMVLLPPVAVAVTVAVILAGITILDQRAHRRRSETNPTL from the coding sequence GTGTCGACGCGTGCCGTGTTCCGAGGGCTCGGGGACAGCAAGAGCCCGAACTCGGCGACCGTCCTGGAACTGCTGTTCGACATCGTCTACGTCTTCGCGCTCGCCCGCCTCGCCGGGCGGGTCGCGGACGACCTCACCATCGTCCGGCACACGTTGCTGTCCGAGGCGGGACAGACGGTCCTCTTCTTCGCGGCGATGTGGATGATCTGGTCGCTCAACGCGCTGCTGTCCAGCACCTACGACCCTCGCCGTCCCGAACTCCAGGCGTTCCTGCTGGTGACGATGTTCGGCACGCTGGTGCTGGCGGTCTCCCTGCCACAGGCCTTCGGACAACGCGGCGTCGTCTTCTCCGTCACCTACGTGATCATCCAGGTCGGTCGACCGCTCTTCCTGGCGTTCGCTCTTCGGGGTCACCCGGTGCAGGGGTTCTCGATCCGGATCCTGACCTGGCACCTGGCCTCGGGCGTGCTCTGGATCAGCGGTGGTATCAGCGGCGGCCTCGGTCGGGGCGTCTTCTGGACCATCGCGCTCGCCATCGAGCTGATCGGCGCCGCCATCACCTACCCCCTGCCCCGGGTGGGCGGGCGGCAGCTCAACTCGCTGGGCGTCACCGTCTCGCAGACGCACCTCGCCGAGCGCTACAACCAGTTCTTCATGATCGCGCTTGCCGAGGTGGTGCTCGAAGCCGGTGCCGCGGTCAGCTTCCCGGGCTTCTCCCGAGACGGGACCATCACCCTCGTCGCCTCGTTCGTGACTGTCGTCGCGTTCTGGCGGATCTACTTCTACCACGTCAGTTCCGGGCCCGCCTCGACCTCCAGCGGAGAGGGGATCAACCTGTCCCGGTGGGCGAGCTACAGCCTGCTGCTCATCGTCGGTGGCATCATCTGCACCGCCGTCGGCTTCGGGCAGATCATCGAGGACCCCCACCCGCCGATCGACTGGGCCCTCGTGGTCATCGTCTTCGGTGGACCGGCGCTGTTCCTGATCGGGCGCAGCTTCCTGGAGGTGGAGAGCCGGCTCGCGCCGCGCTGCCGGGCGTTGTATCTCGGCGTGGTGGCGCTGATCGTGGGGGCGCTGCCCATGGTGCTGCTCCCGCCGGTCGCCGTGGCGGTCACCGTGGCGGTGATCCTGGCCGGCATCACCATCCTCGACCAGCGCGCCCACCGGCGTCGGTCGGAAACCAACCCGACACTGTGA